The Hyalangium ruber genome includes the window TGTCTCACGTCTCACCCTTCAGATTCCCGAGAGCGGCTCGCTCAAGGCCAAGCGTCAGGTGCTTCGTCGGGTGACGGAGCGGGTGAAGGCCCGCTTCAACGTCGCCGTGGCGGAGGTGGACGACCAGGACCTCTGGCAGAAGGCCTCCATCGCTCTCGCCGTGGTGGGCAACGAGCGCCGCCACGTGGATGAGCAGATGGAGAAGATCATCCACTTCGTGGAGGAGATGTACGTCGCTCCCCTCATCTCCCGGGAGAAGGAGATCCTCGCGCTCGGGGACAAGCTCTTCTCGCACGAGCTGGCGCCGGAGGCTCCCGAGGCGGGAGACACGGAAGAAGCGCCGGAAGGGGAGCAGGAGGGCTTGAGCCCCGATGAGCTGATTGCCAGCTTGAACCGGGCGGAGCGCTCCATGGCGGAGGCCGAGGGGATGGGGGACTGGGAACGGCGGCACGAGGGGCAGGAGGGCCGGGAAGGCACGGGCAAGCCTGCTCCCTCGCGGGGCGGCCCGTTGACGCTGGATGAAGCCCGGGTACGCGCGCGCAACCTGCGCAACCCCCGGGACTGGGAGAAGAAATGAGTACGCATTCGCGACCGGAGCGCGTGGGCCAGGAGATCCAGGCCGCCATTGGCCAGATCCTCACCCGCGGCGAGCTGCGCGACCCGCGCATCGGCTTCATCACCATCACCGGAGTGAAGGTCTCGCCGGACCTGCGCGTGGCCCGCGTCTTCTACTCGATGCTGGGCACCGAGAAGGAGCGCGAGGACACGCAGAAGGGCTTGGAGGCAGCCAAGGGCTTCATCCGCCGGGAGGTGACGTCGGTGGTGAACCTGCGGGTGTCCCCGGAGATCTTCTTTTCCTTCGATGCGTCGGTGGGCGAGGGCGACAAGATCGACCGGCTGCTGCGCGAGGTCCGCGAGAAGGAAGGCTGGTAACCGCGTCGCGCGGCATCCATGATGTAAGGCAGTCATGGACGGCGTTCTGGTCATCGACAAGCCCTCGGGTCCCACCTCGTTCGACGTGGTGCGGCAGGTACGTGCGCTGCTGAAGGTGAAGAAGGCGGGGCACACCGGCACGTTGGATCCGATGGCCACGGGCGTCCTGCCCCTCTGCCTGGGAGACGCCACCAAGGTGGCGGGCTTCATCACCGAGGGGGACAAGGCCTACGAGGCCACGGTGCGCCTGGGCGTGGAGACGGACACCCAGGATGCCCAGGGGAAGGTGATGGCGGAAGCGCCGGTGCCGCCCCTGACGTCCGCCATGCTGGAGACGGCGCTGGCGTCCTTCCGAGGCACCTTCGAGCAGGTGCCGCCCATGTTCTCGGCGGTGAAGGTGGATGGCAAGCGCCTGTACGAGTTGGCCCGGGCGGGCGAGGAGGTGGAGCGAGCGAGCCGCCAGGTGACGGTGTACGAGCTGGTGCTGCGCGACTTCTCGGCCAACACGCTGCGGCTCTCGGTGCGCTGCTCCAAGGGCTTCTTCGTCCGCACGCTGGCCTATGACCTGGGCCGGGCGCTGGGCTGCGGCGCCCACCTGGAGGCGCTGCGCCGCACCATGAGCGGCCCGTTCACGCTGTCCCAGGCGCTGCCGCTCTCGGAGCTGCCGAAGCTGGCGCAGGACCGGGCGGCCATCACCCCTCGCCTGCTGTCCGTGTCCGAGGCGCTGTCCAACCTGCCACCGCTCCGGGTGAGCGCGGCGGAGGCTGCCCGGGTCACCCAC containing:
- the truB gene encoding tRNA pseudouridine(55) synthase TruB, with translation MDGVLVIDKPSGPTSFDVVRQVRALLKVKKAGHTGTLDPMATGVLPLCLGDATKVAGFITEGDKAYEATVRLGVETDTQDAQGKVMAEAPVPPLTSAMLETALASFRGTFEQVPPMFSAVKVDGKRLYELARAGEEVERASRQVTVYELVLRDFSANTLRLSVRCSKGFFVRTLAYDLGRALGCGAHLEALRRTMSGPFTLSQALPLSELPKLAQDRAAITPRLLSVSEALSNLPPLRVSAAEAARVTHGVPLEAPPMPGRVRVLGPDDKLLAVAEVVRGRLSYLRVLA
- a CDS encoding DUF503 domain-containing protein; translation: MFVCVSRLTLQIPESGSLKAKRQVLRRVTERVKARFNVAVAEVDDQDLWQKASIALAVVGNERRHVDEQMEKIIHFVEEMYVAPLISREKEILALGDKLFSHELAPEAPEAGDTEEAPEGEQEGLSPDELIASLNRAERSMAEAEGMGDWERRHEGQEGREGTGKPAPSRGGPLTLDEARVRARNLRNPRDWEKK
- the rbfA gene encoding 30S ribosome-binding factor RbfA, giving the protein MSTHSRPERVGQEIQAAIGQILTRGELRDPRIGFITITGVKVSPDLRVARVFYSMLGTEKEREDTQKGLEAAKGFIRREVTSVVNLRVSPEIFFSFDASVGEGDKIDRLLREVREKEGW